One genomic region from Sphingobacterium sp. UGAL515B_05 encodes:
- a CDS encoding response regulator transcription factor: MLILIAEDDELILRTVEHKLVKEGHEVVLTRNGREAIEKINELDLDLVVTDIMMPFASGIEILSAIKTIGKKIPVIVLSSMGQEEVVVDAFDLGASDFMVKPFSPNELILRIKRLINK; this comes from the coding sequence ATGTTGATTTTAATAGCGGAAGACGACGAATTGATACTACGTACTGTTGAACACAAATTAGTAAAAGAAGGACACGAAGTGGTGCTGACCAGAAATGGCCGTGAAGCCATCGAGAAAATTAATGAGCTGGATTTGGATTTGGTTGTAACGGATATTATGATGCCTTTTGCTTCCGGTATTGAAATTCTTTCAGCAATAAAGACTATTGGAAAGAAAATCCCGGTCATCGTATTATCGAGCATGGGCCAAGAGGAGGTCGTGGTCGATGCATTTGATCTAGGCGCATCTGATTTTATGGTTAAGCCGTTTAGTCCAAACGAACTGATTCTTAGAATAAAACGCCTAATAAATAAATAA